In Mesorhizobium sp. M9A.F.Ca.ET.002.03.1.2, the DNA window GACGCTGGTCGAAAAATGGCGGGTGACCAACGCCTTCACCGTGCCGACCATCCTCAAGATGCTGGTGGAGGACGACAGCGTCGACCGGTTCGACCATTCCTCGTTGCGCTATGTCATCTATGCCGGTGCGCCGATGTACCGCGCCGACCAGAAGCGGGCGATGGAAAAGCTGGGGCCGGTTCTGGTCCAGTATTTTGGCTTGGGCGAAGTCACCGGCAATATCACTGTGCAGCCTCCGGCCTACCATTCCGCCGAGGACGCTCCGCATGCGCGCATCGGGACATGCGGTTTCGAGCGCACGGCCATGCAGGTCGAAATCCAGGACGACACCGGCAATCCGGTCTCGCCGGGAGAAACCGGCGAAATTTGCGTGATCGGGCCGGCAGTCTTCGCCGGCTACCACGACAACCCGGAAGCCAACGCCGCGGCGTTCCGCAACGGCTGGTTCCGCACCGGTGATCTCGGCCATATGGCCGAGGACGGTTTCGTCTACATCACCGGCCGATCGTCCGACATGTATATCTCCGGCGGTTCCAACATCTATCCGCGCGAGATCGAGGAAAAGATCCTGCTCCATCCCGACATCAGCGAAGCCGCCGTTCTCGGTATTCCCGATCCCGTCTGGGGCGAGGTCGGCGTCGCGGTTTGCGTTGCCCGCGCCGGCGTTGTGTCCGAAACGATTGAGCTTGAGCGCTGGCTGGAGGGCAAACTCGCCCGCTACAAGATGCCCAAGCGCTTCGTGTGGTGGGAGACAATGCCCAAATCGGCCTATGGCAAGATCGCCAAGAAGCTGATCCGCGAAGAACTGGAGCGCCGCGGCGCGTTAACGCATGTCGCCCAAAAGTGACCTCGGTTTTGGGACAACGACATGCATAAAAACAAAAACCTAAAGCGCGTCGCATGAATCCGTTTCAACGCGACGCGCTTTAGACCCGTCCGAGCGCAAGCTCTCGGCATGAGGAGCAGGTGATGAACAGCAGCCACCAAAGCCGCGCCGTGGCGATCACCGGCGGCGCATCGGGCATCGGCCTTGAGACCGCTCGCCTCCTGACAGAGCGCGGCTTCGAGGTCTTCCTCCTCGACCTCGCCGCGGCAACGCTGGCTTCGGCCTGTACGGATCTCGGCCTGCCCGAGGAACGCGGCATCGTCTGCAACGTCGTCGACGAAGCGGCCGTCGACGAGGCCATTGGCCGGATCACGGCCGCGCACATTCTCGCCGCTGTCGTGAATTCCGCCGGCACAGCGATGGACCTGCCGTCGGTCGAAACCGCAGTCGAGGATTTCCGTCGCATCGTCGACGTGAACCTCACCGGAACGTTCATCGTCTCGCGGGCTGCGGCGCGCTACTGGCTCGAACGGAAGCAGCCGGGCGCGATCGTCAACATCACCTCGGTTTCTGGTCTTTGCGGCAACAAGGGCCGCAGCGCCTACGGCGCGTCGAAAGGCGGACAGAATCTACTCACGCTCGTCATGGCCAACGAGCTCGGCGTTAATGGCATCCGCGTCAACGCCGTCGCACCCGGGCCGATCGACACGCCGTTGACGCAGGCCGTCCACACCGAGGATGTCCGCCGGCAGTGGTTGGACCGCGTGCCGCAGCGCCGCTACGGCACGCCGCGCGAGATCGCCGGAGCGGTGGCTTTCCTGATTTCCGACGATGCCAGTTACGTCAACGGCCAGATTCTGGCCGTTGACGGCGGCTTCATCCATGCCGGCCTCGCAGCCTGAGATGGCTCCGATGCGCAGCATCCGCCATCCCGGTCCGATGGCGGCGGAACGGTTTGCAGCGATGCCCTGCGTGGCAGAGCCGCTGACGTTGCGGCTCGAACCTGGCCGCTCCATTAATGACGCCGTGGCGCAGGCCCTCGCGGAGGCCGGGTTCAGCGGCGGCTATATCCGCCTGCGCAACGCGCGGGTTGACCCAATGCGCTACGTCATCCCCGCCGCGTCTCCCAACAGCACGCATGCCGCGTGGTACAGCGATACGTTCGCGCCGCAGGGCATAACGGTCATCGAAGATGCAGGTCTCGTCGCCGGCCGGCGCGACGACGAGCCCTTTCTTCATTGCCATGGCATCTGGCATATCCCCGACGGCGTGCGCCGCATGGGCCATCTTCTGCCGCTCGACTCGCAATTGGCAGAGCCGGTCGAGGTTGCCGCCTGGGGCATCGCAGGCGCGCTGTTCGACGTGCGCGACGACGCCGAGACGAATTTTCGCCTTTTCGTGCCGATCAAAGCTCCGGTCCTGGGGGAGCGCCGCGGCCGCCGCGCAGCCCTCTGCACGGTAAAGCCCAACGAGGATATCGGCCAGGCGATCGAGGCCGTTTGCCGACGGCACGGCTTTGACCACGCCTCGATCCGGGGCATCGGCAGCCTGGTCGGCGCGGATTTCGACGACGGCTCGGCCGTCTCCTCCTACGCAACCGAGGTTCTCGTCACGGGCGGCGCTATCCGCTCCGGGCGTTGCACGCTCGACATCGCGCTGGTCGGCATGGATGGTGAGATAAGCGCAGGCCGCCTTCGCCGCGGTGCCAATGCCGTCTGCGTGACGTTCGAACTGCTGATTGTCGCATCCGATGAGGAATCTGCATAGTTGAGGATGCTGACCACGCTGCGCACCGCTATCCGCGGTGGCCAACTTGGCCGAACCTGGCGCCCTTCCGGCCTCCGCGAGACCCTGACGACCATAGCCGCCGATCCACGGCATCTGGGCGCGCGGATCGGCATGACCAGCGTGCTGCACACCTGTGGCTAGGCGCTCATCCATCATCCACATGTGCACATCATCGTGCCCGGCGGCGGGCCGTCACCGGACGGCAGCCGTTGGATTCTCCAGTTCGTCGGCTGGTTCCCCGCCATGACGGCGAGCGGTGATCGGTGGGCCAAGTTCTGAAGGTTTGGTCATCGTCCTGGCAACGCCTTGGCAGCTTCGGTCAGGGTCGCCCGACCATTGCCGTGCTCGCGGATCAGCACTCGCACTTGGTCCGGGGTGATGTTGTTCTGTAGAGCGAATAGCTTCACCTCATACTCATTCTCGGGCGAGATCTGGCCGGCGTCGCGGAGGTCGGGTCTGCTTTTGTCCTTCGCCATTTCTGCTCCCTTCTTTTCGAATTTTGTTATGTTAACTATAGCTAATATAATCCGATGACCGAGACTCGGTTCCATAGACAAGCGGGCAGGTGCCGGTACCGGCCGGCTGGAATTCATCGAGCCCTTGATGCCGACGCTGGTGGAGAAACCGCCCAAGGGGACGTCTGGATTCATGAGGCATCAACACCGACGATGATCGGGTTCGCATCTTTCACGCGGCGTAGCCTGGATTGGACGGCAAAATACAGCGACCTAGCAGAGGTCGCTAAAGGCTTGGGGTCCCCACCCTGATCTTCAAGGGCGGAACGTCCTTGTCCAAAGCCTCCGGGCGATCCGCCGTTTCTCCGAAGACATCGACCTGTCTTTTGACCGCGCTGACCTCGGCTACACTGATGACCTGTTCAGAGCGACTTCCGGATCCATTTTGCCAGGACGCCAACGACGCCCTCCCGGAACAACAGCACCGCGACAACGAAGATGATGCCCTGGCCGATCGTGACCCAGTCGCCAAATGTCGCGAGGTAGTTCTGCATCGTGACGATGACTGCCGCGCCGACAATCGGTCCGAACACGGTGCCCATGCCGCCCAGGAGCGTCATCAGCACGACCTCGCCGGACATGGTCCAGTAGACGTCGGTAAGCGACGCCAGCTGGAACACGATCGCCTTGGTTGCGCCGGCGACGCCGGCGAGCGCGGCCGACAGCACGAATACGGCGAGCTTGTAGCGGTTGACCCGATAGCCCAGCGAGATCGCGCGGGGCTCGTTCTCGCGGATCGCCTTCAACACCTGTCCAAACGGCGAATGGATGATCCGGTATATCAGCAATATGCCGGCGAAGAAGATGGCGAGCACGAAGAAATAGAGCACTTCGCTTGAGCGCAGGTCGATCAGCCCGAACAGGTAGCCGCGCGGCACCGCCTGGATGCCGTCCTCGCCGCCGGTAAACGCTGCCTGCAGCGAGAAGAAATAGACCATCTGCGCAAAAGCGAGCGTCACCATGGCGAAATAGATGCCGTGGCGGCGAATGGCGAGCGAGCCGATGGCGAGACCGAGCACGGCTGCCACCAGCGTGCCCGCGATAATGGCGAGCTCAGGCGTCAAGCCCCACACCTTTGCCGCATGGGCCGAGACG includes these proteins:
- a CDS encoding acyl-CoA synthetase, translated to MMTMAPGSVTPSSTRVMNLSHFLTQAARRNPDDIGFVWRERQWTWREMEARVNAMAAALRDEFGVTKGDRILVQSANCNQMFESMFACFRLGAVWVPANYRQSPDEVAYLAKASGARGLICGAGFPAHTAACRETAPGICFVLSIGEAEFGDDYDAVAARFAGRTVPSVAVDRDDPCWFFFTSGTTGRPKAAVLTHGQMGFVVTNHLCDLMPATTRDDASIVVAPLSHGAGIHQLVQVAHGAKSILLPTDKLDVPTVWTLVEKWRVTNAFTVPTILKMLVEDDSVDRFDHSSLRYVIYAGAPMYRADQKRAMEKLGPVLVQYFGLGEVTGNITVQPPAYHSAEDAPHARIGTCGFERTAMQVEIQDDTGNPVSPGETGEICVIGPAVFAGYHDNPEANAAAFRNGWFRTGDLGHMAEDGFVYITGRSSDMYISGGSNIYPREIEEKILLHPDISEAAVLGIPDPVWGEVGVAVCVARAGVVSETIELERWLEGKLARYKMPKRFVWWETMPKSAYGKIAKKLIREELERRGALTHVAQK
- a CDS encoding SDR family NAD(P)-dependent oxidoreductase, with product MNSSHQSRAVAITGGASGIGLETARLLTERGFEVFLLDLAAATLASACTDLGLPEERGIVCNVVDEAAVDEAIGRITAAHILAAVVNSAGTAMDLPSVETAVEDFRRIVDVNLTGTFIVSRAAARYWLERKQPGAIVNITSVSGLCGNKGRSAYGASKGGQNLLTLVMANELGVNGIRVNAVAPGPIDTPLTQAVHTEDVRRQWLDRVPQRRYGTPREIAGAVAFLISDDASYVNGQILAVDGGFIHAGLAA
- a CDS encoding DUF296 domain-containing protein, translated to MRSIRHPGPMAAERFAAMPCVAEPLTLRLEPGRSINDAVAQALAEAGFSGGYIRLRNARVDPMRYVIPAASPNSTHAAWYSDTFAPQGITVIEDAGLVAGRRDDEPFLHCHGIWHIPDGVRRMGHLLPLDSQLAEPVEVAAWGIAGALFDVRDDAETNFRLFVPIKAPVLGERRGRRAALCTVKPNEDIGQAIEAVCRRHGFDHASIRGIGSLVGADFDDGSAVSSYATEVLVTGGAIRSGRCTLDIALVGMDGEISAGRLRRGANAVCVTFELLIVASDEESA
- a CDS encoding DUF3606 domain-containing protein, coding for MAKDKSRPDLRDAGQISPENEYEVKLFALQNNITPDQVRVLIREHGNGRATLTEAAKALPGR
- a CDS encoding branched-chain amino acid ABC transporter permease, which produces MPRHHLAIFAALFVFLIAAPFLLYPVFVMKVLCFALFACAFNLLLGFGGLLSFGHAAYFGMASYVSAHAAKVWGLTPELAIIAGTLVAAVLGLAIGSLAIRRHGIYFAMVTLAFAQMVYFFSLQAAFTGGEDGIQAVPRGYLFGLIDLRSSEVLYFFVLAIFFAGILLIYRIIHSPFGQVLKAIRENEPRAISLGYRVNRYKLAVFVLSAALAGVAGATKAIVFQLASLTDVYWTMSGEVVLMTLLGGMGTVFGPIVGAAVIVTMQNYLATFGDWVTIGQGIIFVVAVLLFREGVVGVLAKWIRKSL